Proteins encoded in a region of the Vicia villosa cultivar HV-30 ecotype Madison, WI linkage group LG5, Vvil1.0, whole genome shotgun sequence genome:
- the LOC131604966 gene encoding uncharacterized protein LOC131604966 — protein sequence MPLAVCKRLNLGELQPTKMSLQLADRSVEYLIGILEDIPVKIGTLYIPNDSIVMDIKEDEEIPILLGRPFLSSAGAILDVKKGKLTFEVGDENIEFIISKFLMAPVIGDACYAINIIDECINELERDESRIKLPWTPILEDDGFKRMEPYIDDNLYECLALTPDPMSCPKKPSVELKELPKNIRYEFLD from the coding sequence ATGCCTTTGGCAGTTTGCAAGAGGTTAAACTTAGGAGAACTTCAGCCGACTAAAATGTCCTTACAATTAGCTGATAGATCTGTCGAATACCTTATAGGGATATTGGAAGACATACCAGTCAAGATAGGTACGTTGTATATCCCAAACGACTCCATAGTAATGGATATTAAGGAAGATGAAGAAATTCCGATTCtcctaggaagaccattcttgtcGTCAGCCGGAGCCATACTAGATGTTAAGAAAGGAAAATTAACTTTTGAAGTAGGAGATgaaaatatagaattcattattTCCAAGTTCCTAATGGCACCAGTGATTGGAGATGCATGTTATGCAATCAATATCATTGACGAATGCATAAATGAACTCGAGCGAGATGAATCTAGAATTAAATTACCTTGGACCCCCATTTTGGAGGATGACGGATTTAAGAGAATGGAACCCTACATTGATGACAACCTCTATGAATGTTTAGCCCTTACCCCCGATCCTATGTCGTGTCCTAAAAAGCCATCTGTAGAACTTAAAGAACTACCCAAAAATATAAGATATGAGTTTTTGGATTAA